The following nucleotide sequence is from Salvia miltiorrhiza cultivar Shanhuang (shh) chromosome 7, IMPLAD_Smil_shh, whole genome shotgun sequence.
CCGTTTTCCGAATAGAGTCGTCAGAGCCGCCGTGCAGCCGGCTAGAGTGGTGGTAACCGCCGTTCTCCCCACGGCGGACCACTGGCCGTAGTAGCTTTTAGTAGCGTAGGGGATTAGGATTTTGTTGAATGAACCGGGATTGAACCCGTACCACCCAAACCATAAAAGGAAGGTTCCTAAAACTACTAGAGAAGCGCTGTGGCCGCGGAGGGCCACGGCCCGGCCGGAATGGTCGAACCGGCCGATTCTCGGGCCTTCTATTAAAGCTCCCCATAGACCGGCAATACCGCCTACCATATGAACCACGCCCGACCCGGCGAAGTCGATGACTCCGGTTCCGAATAATAAGTTACCCGTGTTGGTCGGGCTGGCCCAACCGTCTCCGGACCAGAACCAGTGTGAGACGACCGGGTAAACGAACCCGGTCAGGAAGGAGGAGTAGATTAGATAGGCCACGAATTGGGTGCGTTCGGCGATGGAGCCGGAGGTGAtgccggcggcggcgatggcgaAGGCCCACTGGTAGAGGAAGTTGCTGTAGTCGAAGGCGTCGGTGGGGACGTCTTTGAGGCCGAAGAAGTGGCGGCCGATGAAGCCGTTGGATGGGGCGCCGAAGGCAAAGGCGAAGCCGAAGAGGTAGTAGAAGAGGCCACCGGCGGCGGCGTCGAGGACGTTGGTGAGCATGATGTTCATGGTGTTCTTGGCGCGGACGGAGCCGGCGCAGAGCATGGCGAAGCCGAGCTGCATGGAGAAGACGAGGTAGGCGGAGAAGAGGAGGTACGTAGTGTCGATGGCGAAGCCGGTGTTCGCGAAGTTGTCGGAGACGGTGTCGAACTGGCCGCAGATGTATTGCGCGGCGGCGACGGCGTTCGTGGCGTTGGGGCCGAAGAGCGGCGCCAGCTGCTCAGAGCAGCTGAGGGAACTCATGGCTTTTTCTttaagatagagagagagagagagagggggagagagggagagggattGTTAATTACTATATATGTGTGTGCGCAGAATTTTGGGAGTACGGATTTATATAGATAAGGGAAGGAGGCGTCAATTTTGACTTTTCTTTGTTGATTTGTGTTTGATTAGAGTGCGAATTGGGGCAAATTTGTTATTTCGGCTGGTGTTTAATTTTGATTAATGGAAGTATGGAACAagacttttgttttttttttaggagATGGAACAAGACTTTTCATTTGCTTTTTATTGGGAATAATTCAAATGAGTTTATATTgtatgaaataatattttatttattatttttgatgGAACGGgactttaaaaatattaaatgaatatgttataaataaataaaaaaaaaattatagtgaGAAAACAGGCGGCGGTTTGTGGTGGGCCaacatataaaattgaaaagtaaatatttttatgatacgTATCGAAATAGCAAAAGATCAATATTTTAAGGGATTATGAGAATAGAAAGTATGAactatttttaattcaaaaattattgtaaattcaatttttgaatGAATTTATGACATATAGTTCGAATCTCATATAAGGGAtggaaattttaattttttgaactCGTCATTTTATAATGGATCTATAatgtttataataaatttatgagTACTGCTAAacacacataatatgtgcgcacataattgGACTTTTTggtcattttatatattttcaaactctaaaaaaattaatttatttatttgaatttatgttttacataaatatccatgatactataaaggaaaagaTTACCCATAATCTTTCcataatattttctctctctcttgaacGCGTTTGAGAACAGAGATTTTGGTCATCCTTTCGGCGTCGGCGACGTCTTCTCCGGCGTGTCTGCCAGAGTCACGAGGACGGCCTCCTCCTTTCCGGTGCGGCGCGGACTCTTCTCCTCCAGCGATATATTCTCTAAATTCCGGTGGGCAACTACACAGCGATATATTCTCTAAATTCGCGATGCTTCTTTGAGATCCGGCGCGACTTGCAGATCCGGCAGAAcgagcagcagcggcgaccgGCAGCGCGGCGACTttccagcagcagcggcgaccggcgatccagcagcagcagcgaccTGCAGAGCGGCGAGCAGCAGCCCAGCCACATCGGCGTCTTGCAGCGAGGCGACCGGCAgatccagcagcagcggcgactTGCAGAGCGGCGACCGGTGCAGAGCAGCAACGCGGCGACCGGTGCTCCAGCAGCACCAGCGCGGCGAACCCGGCGTTGACTACGACACCACCCAGACGCTGCTCGCTGCAGTCCGTCCTTGGCGTCTCCATCCCAAAAACAGCACACCAGCTGTTTGACAAAAAGCACCAAAGTTGCTATGCGTTGCTCCCTTGTTTAGCTGCTGTCTGTTTGCTTTTCTGGCTCTTGCTGCAGGAGTTTTTTGGTACCACATGACTTCTCCGGGAGGTCTGAATCTCCCAATAGTTTCGAACAATTTTGCCTGCAATAATTCCCCGATGAATGACTACACAAAGACTGGTGCGGGCTTGGCTGGCGGTAACGGAGCAGATTCTGCTTTTGTGGAGGAACGAGAAGTTGCTATACCTAACGCCACAGCTATCTCAAACCCAAATGATTCGGATGTGGGGGCTGATAACATGCCCAAATCCAAATCGTATGCTGATATCACGATGAACAGGCCACCGAGACGTCCCGACCTACCTGCTCATCGGTTTCACTCATTACGTCCCACCAAAGAGGGAGAGCAGTTCTCCTTAAAAGTTCCACAGCACCTATATGCGCAAGAAGTCAGTAAGGAATTCTCTCATGCTATTATTGGTCGTCTTTTCCTTCGTAAAGGAGACAAACCTCAACCTGCATTGCTTCTCAAGGCAGAACTTCacaaaatttggaaattagaATCTGAGTGGCAACTTATTCCTCTTGGGAAAGGGTATTATACGCTGGTTTTCCGGACTCCTGAAGACAAAACTCGTGCTAAAGCCAAGCCGGTCTGGGAATTATCTTGTGGTCATGTACGTCTTCGAGAATGGTCCAAACACTTTGATCCATTTAAAGAGAATTCTTCCATGGCGAATGTATGGGTGAGGATACATTATTTGCCAATTGAGTATTGGCATCCTGAGA
It contains:
- the LOC130991834 gene encoding ammonium transporter 1 member 1, whose amino-acid sequence is MSSLSCSEQLAPLFGPNATNAVAAAQYICGQFDTVSDNFANTGFAIDTTYLLFSAYLVFSMQLGFAMLCAGSVRAKNTMNIMLTNVLDAAAGGLFYYLFGFAFAFGAPSNGFIGRHFFGLKDVPTDAFDYSNFLYQWAFAIAAAGITSGSIAERTQFVAYLIYSSFLTGFVYPVVSHWFWSGDGWASPTNTGNLLFGTGVIDFAGSGVVHMVGGIAGLWGALIEGPRIGRFDHSGRAVALRGHSASLVVLGTFLLWFGWYGFNPGSFNKILIPYATKSYYGQWSAVGRTAVTTTLAGCTAALTTLFGKRILSGHWNVTDVCNGLLGGFAAITAGCSVVEPWAAVVCGFVAALVLIGCNMLAERLKFDDPLEAAQLHGGCGAWGVIFTALFATEKYVNEVYSGKPGRPYGLFMGGGGRLLAAHLIQILVVAGWVSVTMGPLFYILHRLKLLRISKEDELAGMDLTRHGGFAYVYEDDSHKQGIQMRRVEPSPNSNQI